The Pseudoalteromonas aliena SW19 genome includes a region encoding these proteins:
- a CDS encoding efflux RND transporter periplasmic adaptor subunit: MQRSRIALFVLSVLAGSVILTGCDQAVEQSQASAPQAVPVGVVTLKNQSLTLKKELPGRISAFQIAEIRPQVSGIVQSRLFVEGRQVEQGQALYQINPATFEADLAASEAAVARAQASIASSKSKASRYSELLKIKAVSQQDFDEADATYKQANAELLTAKAQLKSAQINLDYSHVSSPISGQISKSSVTVGALVSANQTMALATVTQLDPIYVDLTQSSNELTQLKKAIASGALSVDSTSQADVELMMEDGSVYSHKGTLQFSEVTVDPSTGSVTLRAKFPNPEKLLLPGMYARASIIEGVKADAILVPQRGVSRNSKGEPTVMVASKEGIAESRVLKIDRSVGASWLVTAGLSEGDQLIVEGLQKIRPGVPVNPSEVQSSGTAGKAQ, translated from the coding sequence ATGCAGCGTTCCCGCATTGCTTTATTTGTATTATCGGTTCTTGCCGGTTCTGTTATTTTAACTGGTTGCGATCAGGCGGTAGAGCAGTCACAAGCTTCAGCACCTCAAGCTGTCCCTGTGGGCGTAGTGACCCTTAAAAACCAATCACTTACTTTAAAAAAAGAACTGCCTGGACGTATTAGCGCTTTTCAAATTGCTGAAATTCGTCCCCAAGTAAGTGGTATTGTGCAATCGCGTTTATTTGTCGAAGGTAGGCAAGTTGAGCAAGGCCAAGCGCTTTATCAAATTAACCCTGCCACATTTGAAGCTGATTTAGCGGCCAGTGAAGCCGCCGTTGCACGTGCACAGGCAAGTATTGCAAGCAGTAAATCTAAAGCATCACGCTATAGTGAACTTTTAAAAATAAAAGCGGTAAGTCAGCAAGATTTTGATGAAGCAGATGCCACATACAAACAAGCAAATGCCGAATTACTAACGGCAAAGGCCCAATTGAAATCAGCGCAAATAAACCTTGATTACAGCCATGTGTCGTCACCTATTAGTGGCCAAATTAGCAAATCAAGCGTAACGGTTGGTGCGTTAGTTAGCGCTAACCAAACAATGGCTTTAGCCACTGTGACACAATTAGACCCGATTTATGTTGATTTAACACAATCGAGTAACGAGTTAACGCAACTTAAAAAAGCGATCGCTTCAGGCGCTTTAAGTGTTGATTCTACGAGCCAAGCAGACGTTGAACTAATGATGGAAGATGGTTCAGTGTATTCTCATAAAGGCACTTTACAGTTCTCAGAAGTCACTGTTGATCCAAGCACTGGCTCGGTAACGTTACGCGCTAAATTCCCCAATCCAGAAAAGTTATTACTGCCTGGCATGTATGCACGTGCATCAATTATCGAAGGTGTTAAAGCGGATGCTATTTTAGTGCCGCAACGTGGTGTTAGTCGTAATTCTAAGGGGGAACCAACAGTAATGGTTGCTAGCAAAGAGGGGATTGCTGAAAGTAGAGTATTAAAAATAGATCGCTCAGTTGGCGCTAGTTGGTTAGTAACTGCGGGATTAAGCGAAGGCGACCAGTTAATTGTTGAAGGGCTGCAAAAGATTCGTCCAGGTGTTCCTGTTAATCCTTCAGAAGTTCAATCGTCTGGTACCGCCGGTAAAGCGCAATAA
- a CDS encoding efflux RND transporter permease subunit, whose product MSRFFIDRPIFAWVLAIVVMLAGILAINSLPIAQYPSIAPPAISITANYPGASAQTLEDSVTQVIEQKMKGLDGLLYMSSTSESSGSASLTLTFSAGTDPDIAQVQVQNKLATATPLLPEEVQRQGVVVAKSADSFLLVVGFVSQDGSMNNIDIGDYVSSNVQDIVSRVNGVGEAQLFGSQYAMRIWLDPAKLQNFKLTPADISAAISAQNAQVSAGQLGGMPAVSGQQLNATVTAQSRLQTAEQFEQISVKTNSDGSVVRLEDVARVELGGENYGVIARFNGKPASGLGVKLASGANALDTAQGVKDALKELEPFFPEGLQTVIPYDTTPFVSLSIEKVIHTLIEAVVLVFVVMYLFLQNFRATLIPTIAVPVVLLGTFGILYAFGYSINTLTMFAMVLAIGLLVDDAIVVVENVERLMTEEKLSALEATRKSMDEIKGALVGIAMVLSAVFIPMAFFSGSTGVIYRQFSITLVSAMGLSVLVALILTPALCATLLKPSHVHNDSSFIGKFFSGFNRGFDKTNAGTQNFVSRMLTHSKRYLLIYGVIVGGMVYVFSSLPTAFLPDEDQGILFNQVMLPAGSTTGQTLEVVKKVENHYLNDQAEAVNGIFSVIGFSFAGSGQNSALGFVNLKHWDERQRDDLSVNAVAGKSMGYFSTIKEAFVFAFPPPAIVELGTANGFNLFLQDRVGLGHEGLLAARNQLLGLASQSPILAGVRPNGQEDMPELQLDIDLAKAQALGLSQGDINSTLSTAWGSSYVNDFIDRGRVKKVYLQGEAEARMVPEDLNKWYVRNNNGDMVPFSAFASSYWSYGSPRLERYNGFSAMEIQGSAAPGYSTGQAMDEMERLVKKLPNGFASEWSGISFQERSSGGQAPMLYGISLLFVFLCLAALYESWSVPFAVMLIVPLGIFGAIMAALMGGLSNDIYLQVGLLTTIGLASKNAILIVEFAIHQMDEGLGLVDAAIAAVRLRLRPILMTSMAFICGVIPLAIASSAGSGAQNALGISIIGGTLASSILVVVFVPLFFVLVRRVFPRKADGVAKESAE is encoded by the coding sequence ATGTCACGATTTTTTATCGATAGACCAATATTTGCTTGGGTACTTGCTATTGTAGTGATGCTCGCAGGTATCTTAGCTATTAATAGTTTACCTATTGCGCAGTATCCATCTATTGCACCACCGGCTATTAGCATAACAGCAAATTACCCAGGTGCATCTGCGCAAACTCTTGAAGACTCTGTTACACAAGTAATAGAGCAAAAAATGAAAGGATTAGATGGCTTGCTATATATGTCATCTACATCAGAGTCCAGCGGTTCAGCTTCGCTAACCCTGACGTTTAGTGCGGGCACTGATCCAGATATTGCGCAGGTTCAAGTACAAAATAAATTGGCGACAGCAACCCCTCTTTTACCTGAAGAAGTACAAAGGCAAGGTGTGGTTGTGGCAAAATCTGCAGACAGCTTCCTGCTTGTCGTTGGATTTGTGTCGCAAGATGGCAGCATGAATAATATTGACATTGGTGATTATGTTTCATCAAATGTGCAAGACATAGTATCGCGTGTCAATGGTGTGGGTGAAGCGCAATTATTTGGTTCACAATATGCTATGCGAATTTGGCTAGACCCTGCCAAGTTACAAAACTTTAAACTTACGCCAGCAGATATTAGCGCGGCAATTAGCGCGCAGAATGCTCAAGTATCGGCCGGTCAATTAGGGGGTATGCCTGCGGTTTCTGGGCAACAGCTTAATGCAACGGTGACGGCGCAAAGTCGATTACAAACGGCCGAACAGTTTGAACAAATATCAGTTAAAACTAACAGCGATGGCTCAGTTGTTCGCCTTGAAGATGTAGCAAGAGTTGAGCTTGGTGGAGAAAACTACGGTGTTATAGCACGTTTTAATGGTAAACCTGCATCAGGCCTAGGTGTAAAACTAGCCAGTGGTGCAAATGCCCTTGATACCGCTCAAGGTGTTAAAGATGCACTTAAAGAGTTAGAGCCCTTTTTTCCAGAAGGTTTACAAACAGTGATCCCCTACGATACAACACCGTTTGTATCGCTATCGATAGAAAAAGTAATACATACGCTAATTGAAGCCGTTGTGTTGGTTTTCGTCGTGATGTATTTGTTCTTACAAAACTTTAGAGCAACGCTCATTCCTACCATTGCGGTGCCTGTGGTTTTACTTGGTACATTTGGTATTTTATACGCATTTGGGTATTCAATAAATACGCTAACAATGTTTGCGATGGTACTTGCGATAGGCTTATTGGTAGATGATGCAATTGTTGTCGTTGAAAACGTAGAGCGCTTAATGACTGAGGAGAAACTCTCCGCGCTTGAAGCCACGCGTAAATCAATGGATGAGATAAAAGGCGCTTTAGTCGGTATTGCTATGGTGCTTTCAGCCGTATTTATACCAATGGCATTTTTTAGTGGCTCGACGGGTGTTATTTATCGTCAGTTTTCTATTACGCTTGTATCGGCTATGGGGTTATCGGTTTTAGTCGCGCTTATTTTAACGCCTGCTTTATGTGCAACGCTTTTAAAGCCGAGTCACGTTCATAACGATAGTTCTTTTATTGGTAAGTTTTTCTCTGGATTTAACCGTGGATTTGATAAAACAAACGCCGGTACACAAAACTTTGTGAGCCGTATGCTTACGCATTCTAAGCGTTACTTACTTATTTATGGCGTAATTGTTGGCGGTATGGTGTATGTGTTTTCAAGCTTGCCTACGGCATTTTTACCAGATGAAGACCAAGGTATTTTGTTTAACCAAGTCATGCTGCCAGCAGGTTCAACAACAGGGCAAACACTTGAAGTTGTAAAAAAAGTAGAAAATCATTACCTAAACGATCAAGCTGAAGCTGTGAATGGTATTTTTAGCGTTATTGGCTTTAGCTTTGCGGGATCTGGACAAAACTCAGCACTTGGCTTTGTTAATTTAAAGCATTGGGATGAACGCCAACGTGACGACTTATCGGTCAACGCAGTTGCAGGAAAATCAATGGGTTACTTCTCTACAATAAAAGAAGCCTTTGTATTTGCATTTCCACCGCCTGCGATTGTTGAGCTTGGTACCGCTAACGGATTTAATTTGTTTTTACAAGACCGTGTGGGCCTTGGTCATGAAGGCTTACTGGCCGCTCGTAACCAATTATTAGGGTTGGCTAGCCAAAGTCCTATTTTGGCAGGTGTTCGTCCAAACGGACAAGAAGACATGCCAGAGCTACAGTTAGATATAGACTTGGCAAAAGCGCAAGCACTTGGTTTATCGCAAGGTGATATAAACAGTACGCTTTCTACTGCGTGGGGAAGTAGTTATGTAAATGACTTTATTGACCGTGGGCGCGTTAAAAAAGTATACCTACAAGGTGAAGCTGAAGCACGCATGGTCCCTGAGGATCTGAATAAGTGGTATGTACGTAATAACAACGGTGACATGGTCCCATTTTCAGCTTTTGCGAGTTCATATTGGTCTTATGGTTCACCGCGACTAGAGCGTTACAATGGTTTTTCTGCTATGGAAATCCAAGGGAGTGCGGCGCCAGGTTACAGTACCGGTCAAGCAATGGATGAGATGGAGCGTTTAGTGAAAAAGCTACCAAATGGCTTTGCATCTGAGTGGTCAGGTATTTCTTTTCAAGAGCGCTCAAGTGGCGGGCAAGCGCCGATGTTATATGGTATTTCCCTATTGTTTGTATTTTTATGCTTGGCAGCTCTATACGAAAGCTGGTCTGTACCATTTGCAGTAATGCTTATCGTGCCACTGGGTATATTTGGGGCAATTATGGCGGCGTTAATGGGTGGATTATCCAATGATATTTACTTACAAGTTGGTTTATTAACCACCATAGGGTTGGCGTCCAAAAATGCAATATTAATTGTTGAGTTTGCAATTCATCAGATGGACGAAGGGCTTGGTTTGGTTGACGCTGCAATTGCTGCTGTACGCCTTCGTTTGCGTCCAATTTTAATGACCTCAATGGCCTTTATTTGTGGTGTTATACCGCTTGCCATTGCATCTAGCGCTGGCTCTGGTGCACAAAATGCATTGGGTATTTCAATTATTGGTGGCACGCTTGCCTCATCAATTTTGGTTGTGGTATTTGTGCCGTTGTTTTTTGTATTAGTTCGCCGTGTATTTCCCCGCAAAGCAGACGGCGTTGCGAAGGAAAGTGCAGAATGA
- a CDS encoding efflux transporter outer membrane subunit, which yields MRLKNVNLKTLSLSAITVVILNGCQLAPEQAKLVLPVPDAYASDTGQATVTSLKWQQFFSDEKLQTLIAQSIKHNKDMQIAVLNVQRVRGLYQIEDSALYPSLDFNGAGTRQRLPADLSSGNNPTISSQYSATVGITSYELDIWGKVRNQSTQALQNLYSTELSQYSTQVSLVAELANAWLNYATDQQLLALAQETLSSQQESLSLTQKSFDLGAASKITLEQLRSTVATAKVDIATYKRLLKRDKNALDLLVGKPVANNLLPSESLHSLLSLPSVPVGLPSDLLTQRPDIKAAEHLLLAANANIGIAKAAFYPSISLTANAGSASSELSGLFDSGSGTWNFVPSVSLPIFNMGRNQARLDVAKADQEIALVTYQQKIQQAFREVADALADTEGYQEQLTALDMLLQSRQSTFDLSQARYDNGADSYLQVLDAQRTWYSAQQQHIVGQQALLASQISLYKVVGGGWNQHLN from the coding sequence ATGAGATTAAAAAACGTCAATCTTAAAACATTGAGTTTAAGTGCAATTACAGTCGTTATCTTAAATGGTTGTCAGCTCGCACCCGAACAAGCAAAGTTAGTGTTACCAGTACCCGATGCATATGCATCGGATACTGGGCAAGCAACAGTGACTTCTTTAAAGTGGCAACAGTTTTTTAGCGATGAAAAATTACAAACACTAATAGCGCAAAGTATTAAGCATAATAAAGATATGCAAATAGCCGTACTTAATGTGCAGCGCGTGCGTGGTTTATATCAAATTGAAGACTCTGCACTGTACCCTTCACTGGATTTTAATGGCGCAGGGACTCGCCAGCGTTTGCCAGCTGACTTATCGAGTGGAAATAACCCGACAATTAGCTCTCAATATAGCGCAACGGTAGGAATTACATCGTACGAGTTGGATATTTGGGGAAAAGTACGTAATCAGTCAACGCAAGCATTGCAAAATTTATACTCAACTGAGCTTAGTCAATACAGTACACAAGTATCGCTGGTGGCTGAACTTGCTAATGCATGGCTAAATTATGCTACGGATCAGCAGTTGTTAGCACTTGCCCAAGAAACGCTGAGTTCTCAGCAGGAGTCATTGTCACTGACCCAAAAAAGCTTTGATTTGGGTGCAGCTTCAAAAATTACCCTTGAGCAACTAAGAAGCACAGTCGCGACTGCAAAAGTAGATATTGCAACATACAAACGTTTATTGAAACGCGATAAAAATGCACTGGATTTACTCGTAGGCAAACCTGTAGCGAATAACTTACTGCCAAGTGAATCATTACATTCACTTTTAAGTTTACCATCAGTACCCGTTGGATTACCGTCCGACTTATTAACGCAGCGCCCTGATATTAAAGCTGCTGAGCATCTGTTATTAGCTGCAAATGCGAATATAGGGATTGCTAAAGCTGCTTTTTATCCGAGTATTAGTTTAACGGCTAATGCAGGCAGTGCGTCTAGTGAATTGAGTGGTTTATTTGATTCAGGCTCAGGAACATGGAATTTTGTACCATCGGTGAGCTTACCAATTTTTAATATGGGCCGAAATCAGGCTCGATTAGATGTGGCAAAAGCGGATCAAGAAATTGCATTGGTTACCTACCAGCAAAAAATTCAACAGGCTTTTCGTGAAGTAGCAGATGCATTAGCTGATACAGAAGGTTATCAAGAGCAGTTAACAGCGCTTGATATGTTACTACAAAGCCGCCAATCAACGTTTGATTTGTCGCAAGCGCGCTACGACAACGGTGCGGACAGTTACTTGCAAGTACTTGATGCACAAAGAACCTGGTACAGCGCGCAGCAACAGCACATTGTGGGACAGCAAGCATTACTTGCAAGTCAAATCAGCTTGTACAAAGTTGTAGGTGGTGGTTGGAACCAGCACCTTAATTAG
- a CDS encoding TetR/AcrR family transcriptional regulator: protein MKTKRHTDPALAEARRQQVLTAAADCFRRKGFHAAGMAEISRMAGMSAGHIYNYFESKEAIIESIIEKDMEEMFSIFEGFEGQPQDTLTVLLNGLNIGVQRHMDTDTGACAVELEMLAEAGRNNKVATLLRDADTQARNKMRQLLTSERSVIKDIDEVELESRINVIFSVMAGLLLRKVLYPDLTEETVLIALRPAMKTLLMPFESH from the coding sequence ATGAAAACTAAAAGACACACAGATCCAGCACTCGCAGAGGCGCGCCGTCAGCAAGTACTGACTGCTGCGGCCGATTGTTTTCGCCGTAAGGGGTTTCATGCTGCAGGCATGGCTGAAATATCAAGAATGGCGGGAATGAGTGCAGGCCATATATATAATTACTTTGAAAGCAAAGAAGCGATCATAGAAAGCATTATTGAAAAAGATATGGAAGAAATGTTTTCAATATTTGAGGGTTTTGAAGGACAGCCGCAAGACACACTAACAGTACTACTTAATGGTTTAAATATAGGTGTGCAAAGGCATATGGATACTGATACAGGTGCCTGTGCGGTTGAGTTGGAAATGCTTGCAGAAGCGGGGCGAAACAACAAGGTCGCTACTTTATTACGTGATGCTGACACTCAGGCACGTAATAAAATGCGCCAGCTACTGACAAGTGAACGTAGTGTAATTAAAGATATTGATGAAGTGGAGTTAGAAAGCCGCATTAATGTTATTTTTTCTGTTATGGCGGGGTTATTACTGAGAAAAGTACTTTATCCCGACTTAACAGAAGAAACCGTTTTAATCGCACTTCGCCCAGCAATGAAAACATTGCTAATGCCATTTGAATCACATTAG
- a CDS encoding diacylglycerol kinase family protein: MWAAISYLVLALLFIFIGWEVNSVYFSLVFYWTALSLLLVSAAYLFNAGKIFRKRESGVIPFYIRWAFIPFLFGVQIYNAYARKHDKVPPIQQINNNLFLACRLFPSDIDTLKSNGITAILDVTCEFDGLEWSSTQENIKYLNIPVLDHSVPTHSQLNQAINWIHHHIKENRRVVVHCALGRGRSVFVMAAYLLSQNKNADVHQILAQIKETRETANLNKHQLRHLAKRHKNGELVIKNKAILIANPVSGTKLWQEKEHLIVARLSSYYDLKILTTNKETNGITLAKHAIKEQPDIIIACGGDGTVAEVASVLVNTQCKLGIIPLGTANALAHVLMGISSKFIPVEQACDLIIDGQTSLMDTAYCNDELVLLLAGIGFEQSMIEKADREAKNKSGQLAYLNGFFQAFGEQKSQSLTVKLDDNEPQEICTNSFIVANAAPFTTLLAQGGGQPNHNDGLLDVNWLTPNKDDFTTVLSIAELMFSSITQTHLAINSHHTNAKRVEITAEDEIRYVLDGEAKTAKRLVIIIVPASLNVICKEV, translated from the coding sequence ATGTGGGCTGCAATAAGTTATTTAGTACTAGCATTACTGTTTATTTTTATTGGTTGGGAGGTTAATTCCGTTTACTTTTCACTGGTATTTTATTGGACTGCTTTATCACTTCTGCTGGTAAGTGCTGCTTATCTATTTAATGCGGGTAAAATATTTAGAAAAAGAGAAAGTGGTGTCATTCCTTTTTATATTCGCTGGGCCTTTATCCCTTTTTTATTCGGTGTTCAAATTTATAATGCATACGCTCGCAAGCACGATAAAGTACCGCCTATTCAGCAAATTAATAACAATTTATTTTTAGCCTGTCGATTATTTCCATCGGATATAGACACACTAAAGAGTAATGGAATAACAGCCATTTTAGACGTAACCTGTGAATTTGATGGCTTAGAATGGAGCTCAACACAGGAAAATATAAAGTATTTGAATATCCCGGTGCTTGATCACAGCGTACCGACGCACTCGCAGCTTAATCAGGCTATTAATTGGATCCATCATCATATCAAAGAAAATCGTCGAGTCGTGGTGCATTGTGCTTTAGGCCGAGGGCGATCAGTGTTTGTTATGGCAGCTTACTTGCTCAGCCAGAATAAAAATGCGGATGTGCATCAAATACTCGCACAGATCAAAGAAACGCGTGAAACTGCAAATTTAAATAAACACCAATTGCGCCATTTAGCAAAACGCCATAAAAATGGAGAACTTGTTATAAAGAATAAAGCCATTTTGATAGCAAACCCGGTATCGGGCACTAAATTATGGCAAGAAAAGGAGCATTTAATTGTTGCTCGCTTATCAAGTTATTATGATTTAAAAATACTCACCACCAATAAAGAAACCAACGGCATAACTTTAGCTAAGCACGCCATAAAAGAGCAACCTGATATTATTATTGCCTGTGGCGGAGACGGAACCGTTGCAGAAGTCGCCAGTGTACTTGTTAATACACAATGTAAATTAGGTATTATTCCTTTAGGTACAGCAAATGCACTTGCGCATGTATTAATGGGGATCAGCTCTAAATTTATTCCTGTAGAGCAAGCTTGCGATTTAATTATAGATGGCCAAACAAGTTTAATGGATACGGCTTATTGTAATGATGAATTGGTATTGTTACTGGCGGGCATTGGTTTTGAACAATCCATGATTGAGAAAGCGGACAGAGAAGCAAAAAATAAATCAGGGCAATTAGCTTACCTAAATGGTTTCTTTCAAGCTTTTGGTGAGCAAAAGTCACAATCGCTTACTGTAAAACTAGATGACAATGAACCTCAAGAAATTTGCACTAATAGCTTTATTGTCGCTAATGCGGCACCTTTTACTACATTACTCGCTCAAGGGGGGGGGCAACCAAATCATAATGATGGTTTGCTTGATGTGAATTGGTTAACTCCCAACAAAGATGATTTCACAACAGTTTTGAGTATTGCAGAGCTTATGTTTAGCAGTATTACTCAGACGCATTTAGCTATAAATTCGCATCATACCAATGCTAAAAGAGTTGAAATTACTGCAGAGGATGAGATTAGGTATGTGTTAGATGGTGAGGCTAAAACAGCTAAACGCTTAGTAATTATTATCGTACCAGCATCACTTAATGTTATTTGTAAAGAGGTGTAA
- a CDS encoding VF530 family protein, giving the protein MNNQPKNPLHGVTLEQILVELEQRLGWRTLGEQVKIKCFTDDPSIKSSLKFLRKTPWARDKVEALYIHTINNRPIRRPKSAPSETSNKAPDTTGFVWPSIKK; this is encoded by the coding sequence ATGAATAATCAACCTAAAAACCCATTACATGGGGTAACATTAGAACAAATACTTGTTGAGTTAGAACAAAGACTTGGCTGGAGAACATTAGGTGAGCAAGTTAAAATCAAGTGTTTTACTGACGATCCTAGCATTAAATCTAGTTTGAAATTTTTGCGTAAAACACCATGGGCCCGAGACAAAGTAGAGGCCCTTTATATACATACGATAAATAATAGACCTATTCGCAGACCAAAAAGTGCGCCTAGTGAAACGTCAAATAAAGCCCCGGATACAACAGGGTTTGTTTGGCCTTCTATTAAAAAGTAA
- a CDS encoding DUF1496 domain-containing protein produces MRNLFILCFCFTCLTFTMLSQANTIKTLSVVDADQFINADTQCWYDNKRYSEGALIQIHSFTLICGAKTPQHNNSRLIWLKLDKQGNAIYPTKPQTITVN; encoded by the coding sequence ATGCGTAATTTATTTATTCTATGTTTTTGTTTTACTTGCTTAACATTCACAATGCTAAGCCAAGCAAATACCATCAAAACACTCTCAGTTGTCGACGCTGATCAGTTTATAAATGCCGATACCCAATGTTGGTACGACAATAAACGCTACAGCGAAGGTGCATTAATACAAATTCACTCGTTCACTTTAATTTGTGGCGCTAAAACCCCGCAACATAATAATAGCCGACTGATCTGGCTCAAACTAGATAAACAAGGGAATGCTATTTACCCAACTAAGCCGCAAACAATTACGGTGAATTAG
- a CDS encoding TIGR02647 family protein, whose translation MQFNQTMIEEFTLLAKFPRDSKMQGIKLHSDAEPSLLSAAQRLFEKGIIDSPDGGYLTDLGLDLIEHVTVIHSALQS comes from the coding sequence ATGCAATTTAACCAAACAATGATAGAAGAGTTTACGCTATTGGCTAAATTTCCACGCGACAGTAAAATGCAGGGAATTAAATTACATTCAGATGCAGAGCCAAGTTTACTTAGTGCAGCGCAACGGTTATTTGAAAAAGGGATTATAGATAGCCCAGATGGCGGTTATTTAACTGATCTGGGCTTAGACTTAATTGAGCACGTTACGGTTATTCATAGTGCGCTACAAAGTTAG
- the maiA gene encoding maleylacetoacetate isomerase has translation MKLYSYFRSSAAYRVRIALNLKAIDHELAIVNLLKSEQLGDDYLKMNPQGLLPALETDDGVLAQSLAILEWLDETYPQSPLIPGTAWQKAQIRNLSFAIACDIHPVNNLRVLKYLSNELGVDDEAKNKWYRHWIEIGFEKIELMLNENDDYCIGDQPTLADICLVPQVFNAIRFNVDMAAYPKIAAIYARCNKLAAFNDAAPQNQPDAN, from the coding sequence ATGAAATTATACAGCTACTTTCGTTCATCAGCCGCGTACAGAGTCCGTATAGCGCTTAATTTAAAAGCAATCGATCATGAACTTGCGATTGTTAACCTTTTAAAGTCAGAGCAACTTGGCGACGACTATTTAAAAATGAATCCACAAGGCTTACTCCCTGCACTTGAAACCGATGACGGCGTATTAGCCCAATCGCTTGCGATACTTGAATGGCTTGATGAAACGTACCCTCAGTCGCCGTTAATTCCAGGAACTGCGTGGCAAAAAGCGCAAATAAGAAATTTAAGTTTTGCGATTGCCTGCGATATACACCCTGTTAATAATTTACGTGTCCTTAAATATCTATCAAATGAGCTAGGGGTAGATGATGAGGCTAAAAATAAATGGTATCGACACTGGATTGAGATAGGCTTTGAAAAAATAGAACTTATGCTAAACGAAAATGATGACTATTGCATTGGTGATCAACCAACGCTCGCGGATATATGCCTAGTCCCGCAAGTGTTTAATGCCATTCGTTTTAATGTTGATATGGCTGCTTATCCAAAAATTGCAGCCATTTACGCGCGTTGTAATAAATTGGCTGCATTTAATGATGCTGCTCCGCAAAATCAGCCCGATGCAAATTGA
- the hmgA gene encoding homogentisate 1,2-dioxygenase, translating to MATQLNYMTGFGNEFETQALPGALPIGQFSPQKVKYDLYTEQFSSTAFTAPRAANRRTWFYRIRPSVVQGDYRAIDNGSLRTAPITEAVTPPTMLRWNPIDIPSAPTDFIDGLVTMAANGSANGQSGIGIHVYVANQSMQDRYFCNADGEMLFVPQQGELLIHTECGKLGIKPGEIAVIPRGIKFSVDLIDDTARGYICENYGHALELAERGPVGANGYANDRDFQYPVAAYEDKEGDFELVSKFNGNLFSCEIKHSPFDVVAWTGNSSPYKYDLSRFNVMNTVSFDHPDPSIFTVLTSPSATEGMANVDFVIFPPRWMVAENTFRPPYYHRNIMSEFMGLIEGVYDAKEHGFVPGGASLHNCMSPHGPEADVFEKASNAELVPQKYENTLAFMFESRYIISPTKYALEGQERQPNYTDCWRTIKKQFTGSQD from the coding sequence ATGGCCACACAGTTAAATTATATGACCGGCTTTGGTAATGAATTTGAGACACAAGCGCTGCCCGGTGCATTACCAATAGGTCAATTTAGTCCACAAAAAGTTAAATACGATTTATACACTGAGCAATTTAGTTCAACGGCCTTCACTGCTCCGCGTGCTGCAAATCGTCGAACTTGGTTTTACAGAATTCGTCCGTCGGTGGTGCAAGGTGATTATCGTGCAATAGATAACGGTTCACTAAGAACAGCACCCATAACAGAAGCTGTAACACCACCAACAATGCTTCGCTGGAACCCAATTGATATACCCTCTGCACCGACCGATTTTATAGACGGATTAGTAACAATGGCCGCGAACGGTAGCGCAAACGGACAATCGGGTATTGGCATTCATGTATATGTAGCCAATCAGTCAATGCAAGACCGCTACTTTTGTAATGCCGATGGCGAAATGTTATTTGTCCCGCAGCAAGGTGAGTTATTAATTCACACCGAATGCGGTAAATTAGGCATTAAACCAGGTGAAATTGCTGTGATCCCACGAGGCATCAAATTCTCTGTTGATTTAATTGACGATACTGCGCGCGGCTATATTTGCGAAAATTATGGCCATGCATTAGAGCTTGCAGAGCGTGGCCCTGTAGGTGCTAATGGTTATGCCAACGACCGAGATTTTCAATACCCAGTGGCAGCCTATGAAGATAAAGAAGGTGATTTTGAACTGGTTTCTAAGTTTAATGGTAATTTATTTAGCTGCGAAATTAAGCACTCTCCTTTTGATGTAGTCGCATGGACAGGGAATAGTTCGCCGTATAAATACGATTTATCGCGTTTTAACGTCATGAATACGGTTAGTTTTGATCACCCCGACCCGTCTATATTTACGGTATTGACGTCGCCATCAGCCACTGAAGGCATGGCGAATGTTGATTTTGTTATTTTCCCGCCTCGTTGGATGGTCGCCGAAAATACATTTAGGCCGCCTTACTATCATCGCAATATTATGAGCGAGTTTATGGGCTTAATCGAAGGTGTATATGATGCAAAAGAGCACGGTTTTGTACCAGGTGGTGCGAGTTTACACAATTGTATGTCGCCGCATGGTCCTGAAGCCGATGTATTTGAAAAAGCATCTAATGCGGAACTGGTTCCACAAAAATACGAAAATACCCTAGCCTTTATGTTTGAGTCGCGCTATATCATTTCGCCGACAAAATACGCATTAGAAGGACAAGAACGCCAGCCAAATTACACTGACTGCTGGCGTACTATTAAAAAGCAATTTACAGGCTCACAGGATTAA